The following coding sequences lie in one Lolium perenne isolate Kyuss_39 chromosome 2, Kyuss_2.0, whole genome shotgun sequence genomic window:
- the LOC127335833 gene encoding uncharacterized protein: MDHTNLSSPAMEDTAPAQARFGAGSDVISARLQQALALLFPSNLAAKAALFAVVVALLQLLPMGQTPRMWELPHILLLGLVISYGVFGQRNADDEVAVPVAAASKVVDDDESVESYVSKILQGPLVFEGSVGQDSNGGGKDGGVQAWSSQYYADDPLVVVANAGDASEKPLLLPVRKLKPAAEEPATGNLSDDGADEEETEFVPKEGIGYGGAPEYATSSPSSVLDARMTLSPCSPPAPPPPSVLLGSGRRLAKAKARSFNEYRVGDLKMSGRAGLRSGGGNRFRSNSAIQASSRSTFAAYDPVVQSDNQVDADDELDDMAAASDSSFSSDDMVRDGGDDEDNSELEELEQESSCDEELFELAARPQPEAAAEEDEVDKKADEFIAKFREQIRMQRAEQGKR; the protein is encoded by the coding sequence ATGGATCATACAAATCTTTCTTCCCCAGCAATGGAAGACACTGCTCCGGCGCAAGCTCGATTTGGCGCCGGCAGCGATGTCATTTCCGCTAGATTGCAGCAAGCTCTGGCGCTCCTGTTCCCGTCCAACCTCGCCGCCAAGGCGGCGCTGTTCGCCGTCGTGGTGGCGCTGCTGCAGCTGCTGCCGATGGGGCAGACGCCCAGGATGTGGGAGCTGCCCCACATCCTCCTGCTCGGCCTCGTCATCTCCTACGGCGTCTTCGGCCAGAGGAACGCCGATGACGAGGTAGCGGTCCCGGTGGCCGCCGCTTCCAaggtcgtcgacgacgacgagtcCGTGGAATCCTACGTCTCCAAGATACTGCAAGGCCCGCTCGTCTTCGAGGGCAGCGTCGGCCAGGATAGCAATGGGGGCGGCAAGGACGGCGGCGTGCAGGCTTGGAGCTCGCAGTACTACGCCGACGAccccctcgtcgtcgtcgccaaCGCGGGCGACGCGAGCGAGAAGCCGCTTCTCCTGCCCGTGAGGAAGCTGAAGCCGGCGGCCGAAGAACCTGCGACGGGCAACTTAAGCGACGACGGCGCTGATGAAGAAGAAACAGAGTTCGTCCCCAAGGAAGGAATAGGATACGGTGGAGCGCCCGAGTACGCCACGTCTTCGCCGTCCTCGGTCCTCGACGCCAGGATGACCCTCTCGCCGTGCTCGCCTCCTGCCCCGCCGCCTCCGTCGGTGTTACTTGGCAGTGGACGCCGCCTCGCGAAGGCCAAAGCGAGAAGCTTCAACGAATATCGAGTCGGAGACCTCAAGATGAGCGGACGGGCGGGCTtacgcagcggcggcggcaacAGGTTCCGGTCAAACTCTGCGATCCAAGCATCGAGCAGGAGCACCTTCGCCGCTTACGATCCTGTAGTTCAGTCCGACAATCAAGTTGACGCAGATGACGAGTTGGACGACATGGCCGCGGCATCAGACAGCTCGTTCAGCAGCGACGACATGGTCAGGGACGGCGGCGACGATGAAGATAACagcgagctggaggagctggagcAGGAAAGCTCTTGCGACGAAGAGCTGTTTGAGCTGGCGGCGAGGCCGCAGCCAGAGGCGGCGgctgaggaggacgaggtggacaaGAAGGCTGACGAGTTCATAGCCAAGTTCAGGGAGCAGATCAGGATGCAGCGAGCTGAGCAAGGCAAGAGATGA